The segment GaacctttatttttctgtgaggTGAAATAAGTAAGAAACTAATAGATTTTCACAAATGTTAATAGGTTCAATCTCGAATCATTTCTGGCGATCATTAAACTTGAATTCCTGTTAGCACAGGAACTTCACAGCCGTGAAACGTGCTGCTGCTCTgtctaattaattaattataaaaTTCATGCTGATCACGTCGTAATCAGTGTTGATGTGGCCACATTTTGGTGAAGAAGGTGCAAAAGTTCAACATGGCAGCTGTCTGGAAAAATACGTCTGCCTGGACGACAACCCTGTCAGAACTAACAACAACTTGTGTTCACTGTTTGGAGTTCAggttgttaatgtttttgtttgttctgtatttgtgtgtttaaagtaaATCCGTGTACTACTCACTGTCCGAGGAGCCGAGTGAGGAGCCGGTTCTCTTGCCGACCAGAGACACTCATCCACATTCTGACGGAGAGCAGTCGCCCTCAGAAAAGTGAGAAAAGTGTTGGATTTTTAGCACGTTTGATAGACATCACCTGAtttctttcacatttcattCCTCCCTGTACGTGTTTCTCCTCCTCAGCAGTGTGTTCTACAGCCGGCCAGACTCTCCGAAAAGCGACTCTGAGCTTTTTCTTAAAACCCAAGATTCACCTGGGCCTCACATCCAGTGGAACTGGGGAGGTTTTCCTCAGGTATGCTGACGCACACAGATCGTACAGCGCTGTCAGATCGTACAGTAACGCTGATCGCTGGTCCTCGCTCTCACAGGTTCGCTTGCCGGAAAAAACAGCAGCGGAGTCGCAGGCCGTCCCCCCTTCAGGCGCCTCTCATTTTCGCACCATCGAGAGGCAGGACTCCTTTGATTTGGGCTGCGAGGCTGTGGTCAGCTGTGGAAGAGTAGGCAGTGTAACTGTTGTGAAACCACAGCCGAGGACTTGCTCCCCTGCTTCAGATAACTACTCCATGCAAACAAGTCATGGCTCCCGGGAGAAAAACTCCCACTGTGACCTTTCTACCCACAGTGACCTCTTCAGGTCTTGTGTTTCATCGGAGGATGTAGATTCACTGGAATGTAGTCTGGGACAAGAGGAGAAAAGAGACTCGTCTTCTAATTTAGTTAGCAGCACTGATTCCCACATCAGTAAAGAAGGCACAGGGAGTTCTGAGCATGTTTGCTCTGTGACTGATCCAGTCGGCCTAGGAAATGAAAACTGTGTGGACACTGaaaccaaagcaaaaacagagaCCCCAAAACAGattataacagaaaataatgactgCACAGCCAGGGGGGTGAGTCAGAATAGGATAGAAATGTCAGATCTGCAAACCCAGGGTGTCCTATCCGAGCAGAGAGAACAGGGGTCTGCCAACGATGCCCCCGTCAGTGAAGGAGACAGTGGAATAGATCCCTGTGCAAAGGGAGGAGATGAGGACGGTTCCCTCGGAGGGACTGATGGATCAGCCGGAGGATCGCCTTCTGAGAAAACTGCAGTGCAGGCAGAAGGGAAGGATGCCGAGGTCAACTCGGCAAAGACCTCTGAAGCATCTTCCAGACCGGAACAACAAGACAAGAAGAAAGGTGaagtatttctgtatttaagCTAATTCTTCAAAGCCATTATCTCACTGGAGGCTAGTTGGCAAATGGCATTCGCTTagagagtctccaaaatgtcttaaacCACTTGCGGTGGTTCTCAGTCTTCTTGCTTGAGTTGCAGAGGCATGCAGTcatgaattttgaacatgttcaaaacaatcGATGCGAGTCATTACAGGTGTCTCGAACCCCATCCTGGTTATGTTGCAGGCCTGTGTTTTGACATGTCCATGTCTAAAAACTAAGCAGATGAACAACAATCATTAGACTGGTCCAAATTAGTCTATCTTCATTTCagtccagcagattaaatcgtGAACGTGGGGACCGTTTTCCAAGGTGGGTAGAAAGCGGGCGCAGGTGGAGAGTAAAATAATGTGCGAGGTCTAAAGTAGTACTGAGTCACAGACTCGTCTCTAACAGCCCAGTGAGTTACTGCCTTCAGTATTTTGTCATCGTCTGCTGTCCGATTGTCTAATTATCTGGTTGCAGGTAAACGAAATCATCATCTAGGACCGACAGATATTTACCTGGATGATCTGACCTCACTGGGCCCTGAGGTGGCTGCACTTTATTTTCCCAAAATGTAAGATTCCAACTTgagtgtgacaaaaacaaactgtgccGTAAAATCACTTCCTGAGATCTTTATTGTGAAAACTATagaacaaaatacagttttctaACCCATGACACATTTAGCAAATAACTTTCCACATTGGAATAAGTCAGTATTGATATTATAGTATCTCTGAGGTGATGAGAGTTAAATTTCTGTTGTTTGGCCTGCCTGCAGTGAGGCAGAGGGAGCCTTTCAGCCGGGAGCAGATCTGGGCTCCCGCTCGGGTAGCCAGTCTCCTCAGTCAGTGGGCAGCGCGGCGATGGACAGCGGCACAGAGTACCTGTCGGACTCCACCTGCTACATGGACGTCAGCATGTCCCTCTGTGGAAAAGAAGGCGACACCAGCCAGATCACCAAAGGTCAGAGTTCGTAATTGGGTGCTAAGTTGTCAGTCTCAACAATGTAGTGAAAGACGAGTCTTCttgatgcacatttattttaaaaactttcccACCAGAGAAGTTTATGGAGCACCTTGTGACATACCAGGATTTTATCAACAATCCTGGAATCATTGAGGACCCGAGTCTTGTCATCTGCATAAATTCCAAGTAAGATTTAAGAATTTCTTAAAAGTAATTTGAATAACTCCTTATCCGACGTTTCTCACGTTGTCATTCTGAATGTCCtttatgttcatttgtttttaaatcttagtTATTACAACTGGGCAGTGGCTGCTCCGATGATCCTGTCAATGTCAGCTTTCCAAAAAAACCTTCCAAAGGTAGTTTATGTTCTTAAATTCAGGAAAATAGGATATTAacttataaatttaaaaaaagcttgtagctttattttgtgtttgtcataCACAGAGTACAGTAGAGCGTCTGGTGAAGGACAAGATGTCCAAGAAGTCTGGACGCTGGTGGTTTTCCTGGAGGCGGAGAGACATGGACAACAACCAGGTAGCTGCTCGTGTTGATGGTTATTCAGTGGGATATGAAGCGAAACGTTACATGTTTCAACCTGCACCGACTACAAACAGTAATCACTTGGCAGGGTGTGGCCTTGTTCGCTGCTTTATGTAAAAGCACAGAAGATTAGAGCTGTTCGGAAACTGTCTTAGCAGGTGATAACCATGTGAACTCCCTTTTTTCCTTTAGCAAAAACACTCCAAGGAGGAGCAAGACGAGCAGCTGGCGGGCACTTCCTCCACGGTTCAGTAAGTCACCTCATTATCAGACGACATTTACCCGCTGTGATCCAGTTGAATTTGTGTAGTCGTGCTGGTACAGAGCTGTCTCACTCCTTTGTCCTGTTAGGATGTGCATTTGTGAATGTCGGCACAATCCTCGTACGGGCTTTATTTGGTAGTTCTGGTTCACAAAGTTGTGACctgaactgctgctgctgtattttAGCTCCCAGgcagaaaaaatagaaaaatgatgTTTGTGTTAGATAGATATTCTGTCATAGACCTCATCCACTTCTGTTAGTCTCATAAAAACTAACTATCATATCTACAGAGACTTAGAATTCAATCAGTTCTGTTGGTATGTAGATTTACAAACAGTACCACTTATTTGTCAAGTACACTGTACAAAATAATCTATTACTTAAATAACAGCTGTGGTCATGacatgactttttttgtcattaaataatAAGTCCTAACTGTGATAATATTGTGTTGATTCCCTTTGCTGCTTCCTCAGAGCCACTCTGGATGATGTTGACAGTGACGAGGCAGCTGGTCTTGGCAGGAAAGCTGTCATCCCTcacagcctttccacagaaaccatCACCGTGACTCAGACCATCAGCCAGATGTATCGCAAATCACTACGTCTGACGTCTAAACAGATAGTAAGAGATAAACTCGATTATCTCCACTGCCCCCTCcacaccccccaaaaaatcaatttttatttaaagaggtTTATCAGTTTGTGCAGAGACGTTTTCTGCCTTTTACCAGGAGGATCTAAATCTGCGTGAAGGAGCCAATCAAGTGGTGTTCAGCGTGACCACACAGTACCAGGGGACCTGTCGCTGTGAGGCTGCTATCTACCTGTGGAACTGGGATGATCGTGTGATCATATCGGACATTGATGGCACCATCACCAAGTAAAACTTGCTCCCTTGTAAAACAGTGTCAGGATATAGATAAACTGTCAGTTATGTGTCTTTAACAGACACTTTCTAATTTCCTGGGTGGAGTCACTAAATACTATTTGTatgtttgctatttttacttTCTATACCTTAAATCAATAATTGGTTTTAGTAGTTTTAACTCTCCGTCTCCTGCAGGTCTGATGCTTTGGGTCATAttttacctcagtttggaaaagacTGGACGCACAAAGGAATCGCCAAACTGTACCACAAAATACACCAGTATGTTATatcacatgtttatttttaaaatgttgttttcagttaAGTGGGGCATGATCACCTCAGAACAAACCCTAagagatttaaaagagaaactggacttcttgtcttgtttttttttaaaaaagatgttcTCAGTTCAGAAAGAATTAATGAATTGGCTTTAAGAACTCTtaagggtaaaaacaaaaacccttttaaatcattcagttgttttgtttttctttcaaagtaaatataaatatgtccTTCCTGCTCAATTTTGATATTAAACGTcactttaattgttgttttatctGCACTGCCAGGCGGTTTGCTGCTTTCTACCATTttcttgagtttttttcttttttttaaaaataaaaattaaactactgacagaaaaggaaaatggtGAATGCTGGATGTAGTCTTTAAAGTAGTGATAAAATTGTTCAGGAGCTGTTAAGGAGCTTCATGTGCCAGGTGAACAACATATTCAATTAGAATCCTGTTCTGATGTTTGTCTCCCTGCAGGAACGGCTACAAGTTCCTGTACTGTTCAGCGAGGGCTATAGGTATGGCTGCTATCACTAAAGGCTACTTACAGTGGGTCAATGACCAAGGCATCGTCCTTCCCAAGGGCCCGGTCCTGCTGGCTCCCAGCAGCCTCTTCTCAGCACTACACAGGTAACACAGACACCCTCTGAACTGCTTTGAGTTTTTTAGGAAACCTCTGTAATTCCTTTCTGAAGTCCTAATCAGGAAAGTAGAACGTTGCAATGCACTTTAATGCAAAGATTTGCTTACTTTAGTTACTCCTGGTCAAAACTTTTTATTACTACAACTAGAACGGAAACATACAAACAGACTTAAAATGCTATTGTGTTAAAAATCGAGCATTAGCTTCAACATTAAGCAagatattatatatatattcccaTTATGTTGTTTATTACAATTTTAGTGAGACATTAAG is part of the Kryptolebias marmoratus isolate JLee-2015 linkage group LG4, ASM164957v2, whole genome shotgun sequence genome and harbors:
- the zgc:123305 gene encoding zgc:123305 isoform X3, which gives rise to MRIALGRWTVLQAKKKARKSQTMNIVGQLAETVFVTVKELYRGLNPATLTGGIDVIVVRQPDGSFQCSPFHVRFGKLGVLRSKEKIVDIEVNGEPVDLHMKLGDNGEAFFVEQNENMEVPAHLCTSPIPQEVLEETEETAEGTPFTGSGARRKKRRRKRVRSDSHLREEASSSSEERDRDKECEREADPAQWDSPTSGDLSTPLQISKSVYYSLSEEPSEEPVLLPTRDTHPHSDGEQSPSENSVFYSRPDSPKSDSELFLKTQDSPGPHIQWNWGGFPQVRLPEKTAAESQAVPPSGASHFRTIERQDSFDLGCEAVVSCGRVGSVTVVKPQPRTCSPASDNYSMQTSHGSREKNSHCDLSTHSDLFRSCVSSEDVDSLECSLGQEEKRDSSSNLVSSTDSHISKEGTGSSEHVCSVTDPVGLGNENCVDTETKAKTETPKQIITENNDCTARGVSQNRIEMSDLQTQGVLSEQREQGSANDAPVSEGDSGIDPCAKGGDEDGSLGGTDGSAGGSPSEKTAVQAEGKDAEVNSAKTSEASSRPEQQDKKKGKRNHHLGPTDIYLDDLTSLGPEVAALYFPKIEAEGAFQPGADLGSRSGSQSPQSVGSAAMDSGTEYLSDSTCYMDVSMSLCGKEGDTSQITKEKFMEHLVTYQDFINNPGIIEDPSLVICINSNYYNWAVAAPMILSMSAFQKNLPKSTVERLVKDKMSKKSGRWWFSWRRRDMDNNQQKHSKEEQDEQLAGTSSTVQATLDDVDSDEAAGLGRKAVIPHSLSTETITVTQTISQMYRKSLRLTSKQIEDLNLREGANQVVFSVTTQYQGTCRCEAAIYLWNWDDRVIISDIDGTITKSDALGHILPQFGKDWTHKGIAKLYHKIHQNGYKFLYCSARAIGMAAITKGYLQWVNDQGIVLPKGPVLLAPSSLFSALHREVIEKKPEIFKIACLSDIRDLFNPLSQPFYAAFGNRTNDAFAYKQVGVSEARIFTVNPKGELIQEMTKGNKSSYHHLSELVEHFFPTLFIEGSASSILDCPEYSSFSYWKEPLPDVDLDNLL
- the zgc:123305 gene encoding zgc:123305 isoform X4, with amino-acid sequence MNIVGQLAETVFVTVKELYRGLNPATLTGGIDVIVVRQPDGSFQCSPFHVRFGKLGVLRSKEKIVDIEVNGEPVDLHMKLGDNGEAFFVEQNENMEVPAHLCTSPIPQEVLEETEETAEGTPFTGSGARRKKRRRKRVRSDSHLREEASSSSEERDRDKECEREADPAQWDSPTSGDLSTPLQISKSVYYSLSEEPSEEPVLLPTRDTHPHSDGEQSPSENSVFYSRPDSPKSDSELFLKTQDSPGPHIQWNWGGFPQVRLPEKTAAESQAVPPSGASHFRTIERQDSFDLGCEAVVSCGRVGSVTVVKPQPRTCSPASDNYSMQTSHGSREKNSHCDLSTHSDLFRSCVSSEDVDSLECSLGQEEKRDSSSNLVSSTDSHISKEGTGSSEHVCSVTDPVGLGNENCVDTETKAKTETPKQIITENNDCTARGVSQNRIEMSDLQTQGVLSEQREQGSANDAPVSEGDSGIDPCAKGGDEDGSLGGTDGSAGGSPSEKTAVQAEGKDAEVNSAKTSEASSRPEQQDKKKGKRNHHLGPTDIYLDDLTSLGPEVAALYFPKIEAEGAFQPGADLGSRSGSQSPQSVGSAAMDSGTEYLSDSTCYMDVSMSLCGKEGDTSQITKEKFMEHLVTYQDFINNPGIIEDPSLVICINSNYYNWAVAAPMILSMSAFQKNLPKSTVERLVKDKMSKKSGRWWFSWRRRDMDNNQQKHSKEEQDEQLAGTSSTVQATLDDVDSDEAAGLGRKAVIPHSLSTETITVTQTISQMYRKSLRLTSKQIEDLNLREGANQVVFSVTTQYQGTCRCEAAIYLWNWDDRVIISDIDGTITKSDALGHILPQFGKDWTHKGIAKLYHKIHQNGYKFLYCSARAIGMAAITKGYLQWVNDQGIVLPKGPVLLAPSSLFSALHREVIEKKPEIFKIACLSDIRDLFNPLSQPFYAAFGNRTNDAFAYKQVGVSEARIFTVNPKGELIQEMTKGNKSSYHHLSELVEHFFPTLFIEGSASSILDCPEYSSFSYWKEPLPDVDLDNLL
- the zgc:123305 gene encoding zgc:123305 isoform X1, encoding MAEGWSRRRGMVRRGHLPPSLWSQTMNIVGQLAETVFVTVKELYRGLNPATLTGGIDVIVVRQPDGSFQCSPFHVRFGKLGVLRSKEKIVDIEVNGEPVDLHMKLGDNGEAFFVEQNENMEVPAHLCTSPIPQEVLEETEETAEGTPFTGSGARRKKRRRKRVRSDSHLREEASSSSEERDRDKECEREADPAQWDSPTSGDLSTPLQISKSVYYSLSEEPSEEPVLLPTRDTHPHSDGEQSPSENSVFYSRPDSPKSDSELFLKTQDSPGPHIQWNWGGFPQVRLPEKTAAESQAVPPSGASHFRTIERQDSFDLGCEAVVSCGRVGSVTVVKPQPRTCSPASDNYSMQTSHGSREKNSHCDLSTHSDLFRSCVSSEDVDSLECSLGQEEKRDSSSNLVSSTDSHISKEGTGSSEHVCSVTDPVGLGNENCVDTETKAKTETPKQIITENNDCTARGVSQNRIEMSDLQTQGVLSEQREQGSANDAPVSEGDSGIDPCAKGGDEDGSLGGTDGSAGGSPSEKTAVQAEGKDAEVNSAKTSEASSRPEQQDKKKGKRNHHLGPTDIYLDDLTSLGPEVAALYFPKIEAEGAFQPGADLGSRSGSQSPQSVGSAAMDSGTEYLSDSTCYMDVSMSLCGKEGDTSQITKEKFMEHLVTYQDFINNPGIIEDPSLVICINSNYYNWAVAAPMILSMSAFQKNLPKSTVERLVKDKMSKKSGRWWFSWRRRDMDNNQQKHSKEEQDEQLAGTSSTVQATLDDVDSDEAAGLGRKAVIPHSLSTETITVTQTISQMYRKSLRLTSKQIEDLNLREGANQVVFSVTTQYQGTCRCEAAIYLWNWDDRVIISDIDGTITKSDALGHILPQFGKDWTHKGIAKLYHKIHQNGYKFLYCSARAIGMAAITKGYLQWVNDQGIVLPKGPVLLAPSSLFSALHREVIEKKPEIFKIACLSDIRDLFNPLSQPFYAAFGNRTNDAFAYKQVGVSEARIFTVNPKGELIQEMTKGNKSSYHHLSELVEHFFPTLFIEGSASSILDCPEYSSFSYWKEPLPDVDLDNLL
- the zgc:123305 gene encoding zgc:123305 isoform X2; amino-acid sequence: MNIVGQLAETVFVTVKELYRGLNPATLTGGIDVIVVRQPDGSFQCSPFHVRFGKLGVLRSKEKIVDIEVNGEPVDLHMKLGDNGEAFFVEQNENMEVPAHLCTSPIPQEVLEETEETAEGTPFTGSGARRKKRRRKRVRSDSHLREEASSSSEERDRDKECEREADPAQWDSPTSGDLSTPLQISKSVYYSLSEEPSEEPVLLPTRDTHPHSDGEQSPSENVFYSRPDSPKSDSELFLKTQDSPGPHIQWNWGGFPQVRLPEKTAAESQAVPPSGASHFRTIERQDSFDLGCEAVVSCGRVGSVTVVKPQPRTCSPASDNYSMQTSHGSREKNSHCDLSTHSDLFRSCVSSEDVDSLECSLGQEEKRDSSSNLVSSTDSHISKEGTGSSEHVCSVTDPVGLGNENCVDTETKAKTETPKQIITENNDCTARGVSQNRIEMSDLQTQGVLSEQREQGSANDAPVSEGDSGIDPCAKGGDEDGSLGGTDGSAGGSPSEKTAVQAEGKDAEVNSAKTSEASSRPEQQDKKKGKRNHHLGPTDIYLDDLTSLGPEVAALYFPKIEAEGAFQPGADLGSRSGSQSPQSVGSAAMDSGTEYLSDSTCYMDVSMSLCGKEGDTSQITKEKFMEHLVTYQDFINNPGIIEDPSLVICINSNYYNWAVAAPMILSMSAFQKNLPKSTVERLVKDKMSKKSGRWWFSWRRRDMDNNQQKHSKEEQDEQLAGTSSTVQATLDDVDSDEAAGLGRKAVIPHSLSTETITVTQTISQMYRKSLRLTSKQIEDLNLREGANQVVFSVTTQYQGTCRCEAAIYLWNWDDRVIISDIDGTITKSDALGHILPQFGKDWTHKGIAKLYHKIHQNGYKFLYCSARAIGMAAITKGYLQWVNDQGIVLPKGPVLLAPSSLFSALHREVIEKKPEIFKIACLSDIRDLFNPLSQPFYAAFGNRTNDAFAYKQVGVSEARIFTVNPKGELIQEMTKGNKSSYHHLSELVEHFFPTLFIEGSASSILDCPEYSSFSYWKEPLPDVDLDNLL